A region from the Silene latifolia isolate original U9 population chromosome 7, ASM4854445v1, whole genome shotgun sequence genome encodes:
- the LOC141591924 gene encoding protein LYK5-like — protein sequence MKKRSILVCSITNLTSLSKSQHSTTMQLKTSILKNSKHEHVTILLIVITTLCLQIRLSESQQAYLNNDHLDCGNTDNATKGFVCNGISSSCTSYITFRSNPPYNSPPTIAYLLNSTSSAIARFNNISDVNQIEAGRLIVIPVTCSCTKHGRSGEGYYQHNANYTLQKTGETYYTIATDTYPGLTTCQAMMAQNPYAATNLAVGETFLVPLRCACPTSEQKKTYGAKFLLSYSVVSGDTVSSIAAMFGATDQSILDANELQPNQVIQPLNPILVPLKSEPNNLKLASSTPAPAPQSNSTVGFGSGGSSKTGVYIGVGVAAGVLVLSVVSVLAWFFLIRPLEKKGVSTIKSEEKGNLKGPESVLYKSLPGSYGNSQTTKSSSADLDGFKNTIGSLTAYKFREIEKATGNFSDGHRIKGSVYRGEFNGDEAAVKILKGNVPNDEINILKRINHYNIIRLSGYCIHEGNTYLVYEYAEKGSIDDWLFRQKKHHSEDDSQAPSVLSWKQRVQIACNVADALNYLHSYINPPYIHKNLKSSNILLDATNRTKITNFGLARTIQNEDESGVIHLTKHVVGTHGYLAPEYIENGAVTPKLDVFAFGVVILELLSGKPAVKPSGTNHGGADDLLFVVIRRVFEGSNVREKLTEFMDSNLHKEYPLDMAYSMAQLAHKCVDRDMNSRPSMAEVSMTLSKIYSSSLDWDPSDELTNTSSRSHITSI from the coding sequence ATGAAAAAAAGAAGCATATTAGTATGCTCAATAACCAACCTAACTAGTTTATCCAAAtctcaacattcaacaacaaTGCAGCTCAAAACAAGCATCCTAAAGAACTCAAAACATGAACACGTGACGATACTTCTAATAGTAATCACAACATTATGCCTTCAAATACGGTTATCCGAATCTCAACAAGCCTATCTCAACAACGACCATCTAGATTGTGGCAATACCGACAATGCCACCAAAGGGTTCGTTTGCAACGGTATTTCATCATCGTGCACATCCTACATAACATTCAGATCAAATCCACCTTACAACTCTCCCCCTACTATAGCGTATCTTCTGAACTCGACCTCCTCGGCCATTGCCCGGTTCAACAACATCTCGGATGTGAATCAAATCGAGGCTGGTCGCCTCATTGTGATTCCTGTCACCTGCTCGTGTACTAAGCACGGGCGAAGTGGAGAAGGCTACTATCAGCATAATGCAAACTACACCTTGCAGAAAACAGGTGAGACATATTATACTATAGCTACTGATACTTACCCAGGCTTGACCACATGTCAAGCCATGATGGCTCAGAATCCCTACGCAGCTACTAATTTGGCAGTGGGGGAGACCTTCTTGGTGCCTCTTAGGTGTGCTTGCCCAACGTCTGAACAAAAGAAGACATATGGTGCTAAGTTTTTGCTGTCATATTCAGTTGTATCTGGGGATACTGTAAGTAGTATTGCTGCAATGTTTGGTGCTACTGATCAAAGTATTCTAGATGCTAATGAACTTCAACCTAATCAAGTTATTCAACCACTTAATCCAATATTGGTGCCTCTCAAATCCGAACCTAATAATCTTAAGCTTGCTTCATCCACGCCTGCGCCAGCTCCTCAATCAAACAGTACTGTAGGTTTTGGTAGTGGTGGGTCTTCAAAGACGGGGGTTTATATTGGAGTTGGAGTCGCGGCTGGGGTTTTAGTGCTTTCTGTGGTTTCCGTTTTAGCCTGGTTTTTCCTCATTCGCCCTTTGGAAAAAAAGGGAGTTTCTACCATCAAGAGTGAGGAAAAGGGTAATCTAAAGGGGCCTGAATCTGTCCTATACAAATCCTTACCAGGATCCTACGGCAATAGTCAAACGACAAAATCGTCTTCTGCAGACTTAGATGGGTTCAAAAACACAATTGGGTCATTGACTGCTTACAAGTTCAGGGAAATCGAGAAGGCAACTGGGAATTTCAGCGATGGGCATCGGATCAAAGGCTCTGTGTATCGAGGGGAGTTTAATGGTGATGAAGCAGCAGTTAAGATCCTTAAAGGTAATGTACCGAATGATGAGATTAATATTTTAAAGCGAATCAATCATTATAACATAATCCGGCTATCTGGGTATTGCATTCATGAAGGAAACACTTACTTGGTGTATGAGTATGCTGAGAAGGGGTCGATTGATGATTGGCTTTTCCGTCAAAAGAAACATCACTCTGAAGATGATTCTCAGGCTCCGTCTGTTCTTAGTTGGAAACAAAGGGTGCAGATCGCCTGCAATGTCGCAGATGCTCTCAATTACCTGCACAGCTACATTAATCCACCTTATATTCACAAGAATTTGAAGAGCAGCAATATACTTTTAGATGCCACCAACAGAACAAAAATCACAAATTTTGGATTAGCAAGAACAATACAAAACGAAGATGAAAGTGGAGTAATACATTTAACCAAACATGTGGTTGGAACTCATGGTTACTTAGCACCCGAATACATAGAAAACGGGGCCGTCACCCCCAAACTTGATGTGTTTGCATTTGGGGTGGTAATTTTAGAACTTCTCTCAGGAAAACCAGCTGTAAAACCATCAGGAACAAACCATGGAGGTGCAGATGATCTATTGTTTGTTGTAATCAGGAGGGTGTTCGAGGGCAGCAACGTGAGGGAAAAGCTGACGGAATTCATGGATTCTAATCTACACAAGGAATACCCATTGGACATGGCATATTCAATGGCTCAATTGGCTCATAAGTGTGTAGATCGTGACATGAATTCCCGCCCATCAATGGCCGAAGTCTCCATGACACTTTCAAAGATTTACTCTTCATCATTAGATTGGGATCCATCTGACGAACTCACAAACACCTCTTCCCGAAGCCATATCACTAGTATATAA
- the LOC141591925 gene encoding protein LYK5-like — MELKTSILNTSKHAPVTILLIIITTLHLQIQLSESQQAYLNNDQLACGNNDNVTKGFVCNGISSTCTSYITFRSIPPYNSPPTIAYLLNSTPSAIAKLNNISDVDQIDDNRLILIPVACSCVKHGKNGQGYYQKNANYTLKVTGETYFSMANNTYQGLTTCQAMMAQNPYAATNLTAGETFLVPLRCACPTSEQKTKYGAKFLLSYLVVSGDTISSIAAMFGMTDQSIVDANELQPNEVIYPYIPLLVPLKSEPVNINLGSSPPAPAPQSDSLVGPVGPGSGGSSKTGVYIGVGVGAGVLVIAMASLLVWCFLIRPSKKKAVSVVKSEEKGESAQYISVPGSYSNSQTTKSSSADLDGFKSAIGSLTAYKFREIEKATGNFSDGNRIKGSVYRGEFNGDEAAVKILKGSVPNDEINILKRINHYNIIRLSGYCIHEGNTYLVYEYAEKGSVDDWLLRQKKHHSEDDSQAPVVLSWKQRVQIACNVADALNYLHSYINPPYIHKNLKSSNILLDASNRAKITNFGLARTIQSEDESGVIHLTKHVVGTHGYLAPEYIENGAVTPKLDVFAFGVVILELLSGKPAVKPSGTNHGGADDLLFVVIRRVFEGSNVREKLTEFMDSNLHKEYPLDMAYSMAQLAHKCVDRDMNSRPSMAEVSLTLSKIYSSSLDWDPSDELANTSSRSHSISI, encoded by the coding sequence ATGGAGCTCAAAACAAGCATCCTAAACACCTCAAAACACGCACCCGTGACGATACTTCTAATTATAATCACAACATTACACCTTCAAATACAATTATCCGAATCTCAACAAGCCTATCTCAACAACGACCAGCTCGCTTGTGGAAATAACGACAACGTAACCAAAGGGTTCGTTTGTAACGGTATTTCATCAACGTGTACGTCTTACATAACATTCAGATCAATCCCGCCTTACAACTCTCCTCCCACTATCGCGTATCTTCTCAACTCCACCCCCTCGGCCATTGCAAAGCTCAACAACATCTCTGACGTAGACCAAATTGACGATAATCGTCTTATTTTAATTCCTGTCGCATGTTCGTGTGTTAAACACGGGAAAAACGGACAGGGGTATTATCAGAAAAATGCAAATTACACATTGAAAGTAACAGGCGAAACGTATTTTAGCATGGCTAATAATACTTACCAAGGCTTGACTACATGTCAAGCCATGATGGCGCAGAATCCGTATGCGGCTACTAATTTGACTGCTGGGGAGACCTTCTTGGTGCCTCTTAGGTGTGCTTGCCCTACTTCTGAACAAAAGACGAAATACGGTGCTAAGTTTTTGCTGTCATATTTAGTTGTAAGTGGGGATACTATAAGTAGTATTGCTGCAATGTTCGGTATGACTGATCAAAGTATTGTAGATGCTAATGAACTTCAGCCTAATGAAGTTATCTACCCTTACATTCCATTATTGGTCCCTCTCAAGTCCGAACCTGTTAATATTAACCTTGGTTCATCCCCGCCTGCGCCAGCTCCTCAATCTGACAGTCTTGTTGGTCCTGTTGGTCCTGGTAGTGGTGGGTCTTCAAAGACGGGGGTTTATATTGGAGTTGGAGTCGGGGCTGGGGTTTTAGTCATTGCTATGGCTTCCTTATTAGTCTGGTGTTTTCTCATCCGCCCTTCGAAGAAGAAGGCGGTTTCTGTGGTCAAGAGTGAGGAAAAGGGTGAATCTGCCCAATACATATCCGTACCAGGATCTTATAGCAATAGTCAAACGACAAAATCGTCGTCTGCAGACTTAGATGGGTTCAAAAGCGCAATTGGGTCGTTGACTGCATACAAGTTCAGGGAAATCGAGAAGGCAACTGGGAATTTCAGTGATGGGAATCGGATCAAAGGGTCTGTGTATCGAGGCGAGTTTAATGGTGATGAAGCAGCAGTTAAGATCCTTAAAGGCAGTGTACCGAATGATGAGATTAATATTTTAAAGCGCATCAATCATTATAACATAATCCGGCTATCTGGGTATTGCATTCATGAAGGAAACACTTACTTGGTTTATGAGTATGCTGAGAAGGGGTCGGTTGATGATTGGCTTCTCCGTCAAAAGAAACATCACTCTGAAGACGATTCCCAGGCTCCGGTTGTTCTTAGTTGGAAACAAAGGGTCCAGATTGCCTGCAATGTCGCGGATGCTCTCAATTACCTGCACAGCTACATTAATCCACCTTATATTCACAAGAATTTGAAGAGCAGCAATATACTTTTAGATGCCAGCAACAGAGCAAAGATCACAAATTTTGGATTAGCAAGGACAATACAAAGCGAAGATGAAAGTGGAGTAATACATTTAACCAAACATGTGGTTGGAACTCATGGTTACTTAGCACCCGAATACATAGAAAACGGGGCCGTCACCCCCAAACTTGATGTGTTTGCATTTGGGGTAGTAATTTTAGAACTTCTATCAGGAAAACCAGCTGTAAAACCATCAGGAACAAACCATGGAGGTGCAGATGATCTATTGTTTGTTGTAATCAGGAGGGTGTTCGAGGGCAGCAACGTGAGGGAAAAGCTGACGGAATTCATGGATTCTAATCTACACAAGGAATACCCATTGGACATGGCATATTCAATGGCTCAATTGGCTCATAAGTGTGTAGATCGTGACATGAATTCCCGCCCATCAATGGCTGAAGTCTCCCTGACACTTTCAAAGATTTACTCTTCATCATTAGATTGGGATCCATCTGACGAACTCGCAAACACCTCTTCCCGAAGCCATAGCATTAGTATATAA
- the LOC141591926 gene encoding potassium transporter 5-like, producing MTSIGENTSKNNKNEEEEYIEIKGKTKLRRYDSLDLESSSVKGHHAHASKEMSWAVVLSLAFQSLGVIYGDIGTSPLYVFGSTFPNGIKDTNDILGVLSLIYYTITLLPLIKYVFIVLRANDNGKGGTFALYSLLCRNAKVGLLPSTQVEDQQVSNYQLQLPSHHLGLSLKLKNLLENSILAKYVLLIVTMLSTSLVIGDGVLTPSISVLSAVSGLKEASASTFTEGRVVWISVAILILLFSVQRFGTDKVGYSFAPIVSVWFVMNAGIGIYNFIKYDPTVIKALNPWHIIEYFRRNGKEAWISLGGVVLCITGTEALFADVGHFSVRSIQISMSAVVYPTLMLTYSGQASFLRLHQDDVTNTFYKAIPGPLYWPMFVIAVLAAIIASQAMISGTFSIIQQSLALGCFPRVSIVHTSDTFEGQVYIPEVNYVIMIASVLVTLAFRTTEKIGNAYGIAVVFAETITSSFMILVMLVIWKKNIALVIIYICCIMSVEFIYLTSVLYKFPHGGYFPIAFACLLLSVMYIWNYVYRKKYYYEVENKVSPETLREITSHSNFCRIPGMAIFYSELVHGIPPIFEHYLGNVPALQSVVVFVSIKSLPISTVPPEERFLFRRVNPRELYVFRCVVRYGYTDGRNEVEPFERLLVEKLKEFMREDFWFHHVKNNQGDIVEIVEETKNEEEITKENEEEMEKEMEVVEKASCDGIVHMMGESEIISGKGAGVGKKIVIDLAYNFIKRNLRQTDKALDIPRKRLLKVGMTYEI from the exons ATGACATCGATAGGAGAAAATACaagcaaaaataataaaaatgaagaagaagaatataTCGAAATTAAAGGGAAGACGAAACTACGTCGTTATGACTCCCTTGATCTTGAATCTTCTAGTGTTAAAGGTCATCATGCTCATGCCTCCAAG GAAATGAGTTGGGCAGTAGTATTGTCTCTTGCATTCCAAAGCCTCGGTGTAATATACGGAGATATCGGAACGTCGCCGTTGTACGTGTTTGGAAGCACCTTCCCAAATGGGATTAAAGACACAAACGATATCTTGGGTGTTCTTTCCCTCATCTACTACACAATTACTTTACTACCCTTGATTAAGTACGTCTTCATTGTCCTAAGGGCCAACGATAATGGAAAGG GAGGAACATTTGCGTTGTATTCTCTACTATGTAGAAATGCAAAGGTAGGATTACTTCCAAGTACACAAGTTGAAGATCAACAAGTCTCTAATTACCAGTTGCAGTTGCCAAGCCATCATTTAGGATTGTCATTGAAGCTCAAAAACTTGTTAGAAAACAGCATTCTTGCCAAATACGTTCTTTTGATCGTTACCATGCTTTCTACATCCTTGGTTATCGGTGATGGTGTTCTCACCCCCTCCATTTCAG TTTTATCCGCTGTGAGTGGGTTAAAAGAAGCTTCAGCATCTACCTTTACAGAAG GAAGGGTGGTGTGGATATCGGTTGCAATTTTGATATTGCTGTTTTCGGTCCAAAGATTTGGGACAGACAAAGTGGGATACAGTTTCGCGCCAATTGTGAGTGTTTGGTTCGTAATGAATGCTGGAATTGGTATCTACAATTTCATTAAATATGATCCTACCGTTATCAAGGCGCTTAATCCATGGCATATCATTGAGTACTTCAGAAGGAATGGAAAAGAAGCTTGGATCTCCCTTGGCGGCGTTGTCCTTTGTATCACAG GGACTGAAGCATTATTTGCTGATGTTGGACACTTTTCTGTAAGGTCTATCCAAATAAGTATGTCTGCAGTCGTATACCCTACGCTTATGCTAACTTACTCCGGCCAAGCGTCTTTCCTCCGCTTGCACCAAGATGACGTCACCAATACTTTTTACAAGGCTATACCAG GTCCATTGTACTGGCCGATGTTTGTGATAGCGGTTCTTGCAGCGATTATAGCAAGCCAAGCTATGATTTCTGGTACTTTCTCCATTATTCAACAGTCCCTGGCACTAGGATGTTTCCCTCGGGTCAGTATCGTCCACACTTCAGACACTTTTGAAGGCCAGGTTTATATCCCGGAAGTGAATTACGTCATCATGATTGCTAGTGTTCTCGTCACTCTGGCTTTTAGAACTACAGAGAAGATAGGAAATGCATATG GAATTGCCGTGGTATTCGCTGAGACGATCACATCGTCGTTCATGATCCTGGTGATGCTAGTAATATGGAAAAAGAACATAGCATTGGTGATAATATACATCTGTTGTATAATGTCTGTGGAATTCATTTACTTGACATCAGTGCTCTACAAATTCCCACATGGCGGATATTTTCCAATAGCCTTCGCGTGCCTTCTACTATCCGTAATGTACATTTGGAACTACGTGTACCGGAAGAAGTACTATTATGAAGTCGAGAACAAAGTCTCACCCGAAACTCTAAGGGAAATAACGAGTCACAGCAATTTCTGTCGAATTCCTGGTATGGCGATCTTTTATTCTGAACTCGTTCATGGGATTCCACCTATTTTCGAGCATTATCTTGGGAATGTACCAGCATTGCAATCGGTGGTTGTGTTCGTGTCTATTAAATCACTTCCGATTAGTACTGTTCCACCTGAGGAGCGGTTTCTGTTTCGTAGGGTGAATCCGAGGGAACTTTATGTTTTCCGTTGTGTAGTACGGTATGGATATACTGATGGTCGAAACGAGGTTGAGCCCTTTGAAAGGCTCCTAGTCGAAAAGCTTAAGGAATTCATGAGGGAAGATTTTTGGTTTCATCATGTTAAGAATAACCAAGGCGACATTGTAGAGATAGTCGAGGAGACGAAGAATGAGGAGGAAATAACGAAGGAAAACGAAGAAGAGATGGAAAAAGAAATGGAAGTAGTCGAGAAAGCTTCTTGTGATGGGATTGTACATATGATGGGAGAAAGTGAGATTATCTCCGGCAAAGGAGCCGGAGTCGGAAAGAAGATTGTGATCGATTTGGCGTATAATTTTATCAAGAGAAATTTGAGACAAACTGATAAGGCTCTTGATATTCCTCGAAAGAGATTGCTGAAGGTTGGAATGACGTATGAAATATAA